The following coding sequences are from one Campylobacter sp. RM16187 window:
- the flgK gene encoding flagellar hook-associated protein FlgK → MAGSIFSSLHIGISGLDAAQMQITTTGHNITNADNEHYTRQRVVQSAREPEHSIPGDVGRGTQVDTIIRVHDEFTFTRLRSAGSNLEFSEYKKRMLEEISKRFPDLQSVGIGRDIQNYFDAWNKFASNPTEASQKIHLLNSASTLSKSIQDSVKMLYKIQQDANSQIEVTVNEINKYAKEISEINKQIMRVESIGTTRANDLRDKRDQLELAISRLVNATAFKGELQGRADIDPAVTDTGAKYNLNISGFTIVDGVTFHPLALDSSANKFDFNNIYYEREDGKRVDMAGKITGGKLGAALDLRGRYIDDSGEFQDGIIQKYIDNLNTLAKGIINETNNIYSKSAVEGINTDELSFLDPSRTLMNFNDDIKHGSFDVVVYNNQGQEVARKSIKIDASTTMDDPTRGTSIVKKFNADTDDNNDNNILNDVNDYFKAYYQYDPISNKGMFGVSPIRHSGEYSIAFIDNGTNFPGIIGINRFFEGTDARDMSVKSELASNPHKLKAYSNPTPGNNDVANEMVQLQYNKIHFYSNKHADKIETIEGFYRFVTTDIASETQATNELNDANTAINKIAMSEHQSISGVNLNEELTNLIRFQSSYGAAAKVITTVEKMLDTLLTLKQ, encoded by the coding sequence ATGGCCGGTAGTATTTTTTCATCTTTACATATAGGCATAAGCGGGCTTGATGCTGCTCAAATGCAGATAACAACAACAGGTCACAATATAACAAATGCAGATAATGAACACTATACAAGACAGCGTGTGGTTCAGTCAGCTAGAGAGCCAGAACATAGCATACCAGGAGATGTCGGTAGAGGAACTCAGGTAGATACTATAATAAGAGTTCACGACGAATTTACTTTTACTAGGCTAAGAAGTGCCGGAAGTAATCTTGAATTTTCCGAATACAAAAAGAGAATGCTTGAGGAAATTTCAAAGAGATTTCCCGATTTGCAAAGCGTAGGAATAGGTCGCGATATACAAAATTATTTTGATGCATGGAATAAATTTGCTTCAAATCCTACTGAAGCTTCTCAAAAGATACATCTATTAAATTCAGCCTCAACTCTATCAAAGAGTATTCAAGATAGCGTAAAGATGCTATATAAAATACAACAAGACGCTAATTCTCAAATAGAAGTTACTGTAAATGAGATAAATAAATACGCAAAAGAGATATCTGAGATAAATAAGCAGATAATGCGCGTAGAATCGATAGGCACAACTAGAGCCAATGACCTTAGAGATAAAAGGGATCAGTTGGAGCTTGCAATCTCAAGGCTTGTAAATGCGACTGCTTTTAAAGGCGAGCTTCAAGGCAGAGCAGATATAGATCCTGCTGTTACCGATACAGGCGCAAAATATAATCTAAATATTTCCGGATTTACTATAGTGGATGGTGTGACATTTCATCCTCTTGCTCTAGATAGCTCGGCTAATAAATTTGACTTTAACAATATCTATTACGAGAGAGAAGATGGCAAGCGAGTAGATATGGCTGGTAAGATAACCGGAGGCAAACTGGGTGCTGCCTTAGATCTAAGAGGAAGATATATCGATGATAGCGGTGAATTTCAGGATGGAATTATACAAAAGTATATCGATAATCTAAATACTCTTGCCAAAGGCATAATAAACGAAACCAATAATATCTATTCAAAATCTGCTGTAGAAGGCATCAATACCGATGAATTATCGTTTTTAGATCCATCCAGAACTCTAATGAACTTTAATGACGATATAAAACACGGAAGCTTTGATGTGGTGGTTTATAACAATCAAGGGCAAGAGGTTGCTAGAAAGAGTATAAAAATAGATGCTTCTACTACTATGGACGATCCTACTAGAGGAACCTCTATAGTAAAAAAATTTAATGCGGATACCGACGACAATAACGACAATAACATCTTAAACGACGTAAATGACTATTTTAAGGCATATTATCAATATGATCCGATTTCTAATAAGGGAATGTTTGGAGTATCCCCTATTAGACATTCGGGCGAATATAGTATCGCATTTATTGACAATGGAACAAATTTCCCGGGAATTATCGGTATAAATAGATTTTTTGAGGGCACAGATGCAAGGGATATGAGCGTAAAAAGTGAGCTTGCCAGTAACCCTCATAAGCTTAAAGCCTATTCAAATCCAACTCCTGGTAATAATGATGTAGCAAATGAGATGGTTCAGCTTCAATATAATAAGATACATTTTTATTCTAACAAGCATGCCGATAAAATCGAAACCATAGAGGGATTTTATAGATTTGTTACAACAGATATTGCAAGTGAAACTCAAGCCACAAATGAACTAAATGATGCGAATACCGCTATAAATAAGATTGCTATGAGCGAACATCAGTCTATTAGCGGAGTAAATTTAAATGAAGAGCTTACGAATTTGATCCGATTTCAGTCAAGCTATGGTGCTGCAGCCAAAGTAATAACTACGGTAGAGAAGATGCTGGATACTCTACTTACTCTTAAACAATAA
- a CDS encoding rod-binding protein, producing MNIDNQLAISAYNNMATNSIINRSKSENDRLLKEQTDAFEAFLVKSVLDIALKDENPLFPKDAGDKIYSSMYNDTMSRALSGNLGFSELLFNFLKERA from the coding sequence ATGAATATAGATAACCAGTTGGCTATAAGCGCATATAATAATATGGCTACAAATTCGATCATAAATAGAAGTAAAAGCGAAAACGATAGGCTTTTAAAAGAGCAAACCGATGCTTTTGAAGCGTTTTTAGTTAAAAGCGTGTTAGATATTGCCTTAAAGGACGAAAATCCTCTATTTCCAAAAGATGCTGGAGATAAAATTTACTCGTCTATGTATAACGATACTATGAGTAGGGCTTTGAGCGGAAATTTAGGATTTAGTGAATTGCTATTTAATTTTTTAAAAGAGAGGGCTTAA
- a CDS encoding ornithine carbamoyltransferase — translation MKISFDCDCILLENSLKLFLKDYVAHKKDCDFIISDRKIESKKPVFIISSNSAHLKIPFTKETLLNTLEEFYSAIQIPSAGTRQMAQNLDIEHEISILIDKFKKDLINLIKLYR, via the coding sequence ATGAAAATTTCATTTGACTGTGATTGTATTTTGCTTGAAAATTCGCTTAAATTATTTTTGAAAGATTATGTAGCGCATAAAAAAGATTGTGATTTTATAATATCAGATAGAAAGATCGAGAGCAAAAAACCCGTATTTATTATATCTTCTAATTCCGCTCATTTAAAAATCCCATTTACTAAAGAGACACTTTTAAATACACTTGAGGAATTTTACTCAGCCATTCAAATTCCAAGTGCCGGCACTAGACAAATGGCTCAAAATTTAGATATTGAGCATGAAATTAGTATCCTTATAGATAAATTTAAAAAAGATCTCATCAATCTTATAAAGCTTTATAGATGA
- a CDS encoding flagellar biosynthesis anti-sigma factor FlgM, which produces MLSSIGVKAGVSPSQISPNSEVKKNENKENIQDKSESKVAKIAESIANGTYKIDLSKTARAIADEII; this is translated from the coding sequence ATGCTAAGTTCAATCGGAGTAAAAGCTGGGGTTAGCCCGAGCCAAATTTCACCTAACAGTGAAGTTAAAAAGAACGAAAACAAAGAGAACATCCAGGATAAGAGCGAGAGCAAAGTAGCTAAAATAGCCGAGTCTATCGCTAACGGAACTTACAAGATAGATCTGTCAAAAACTGCACGCGCTATTGCAGATGAGATTATCTGA
- a CDS encoding flagellar protein FlgN, whose translation MLKKYLQEAIGVLDELITVTTQDIKNIKEAKHSTVEESVSKKNQLVKKFEATKSMLDKELVRVSKEHNSTDLASILDDDIKSNLVKMRGKLEELHEKNKEYAKYVVVVKEFFDSLASNMFQNKNDSDGYFKSQPTPESLFKARV comes from the coding sequence ATGCTTAAAAAATATTTACAAGAGGCTATAGGTGTTCTTGATGAACTTATAACCGTAACTACACAAGATATAAAAAACATAAAAGAAGCCAAGCACTCAACTGTAGAAGAGAGTGTAAGTAAAAAAAATCAACTCGTAAAAAAATTTGAAGCTACAAAATCAATGCTTGATAAGGAACTTGTCAGAGTTTCAAAGGAACATAATAGCACCGATTTGGCAAGTATTTTAGACGATGATATAAAGTCAAATTTGGTAAAAATGCGTGGCAAACTCGAAGAGCTTCACGAAAAAAACAAAGAATACGCAAAATATGTTGTGGTTGTTAAAGAGTTTTTTGATAGCTTGGCTTCTAATATGTTTCAAAATAAAAACGATAGCGATGGATATTTTAAGAGTCAGCCGACTCCTGAAAGTCTATTTAAAGCAAGGGTTTAA
- the gatB gene encoding Asp-tRNA(Asn)/Glu-tRNA(Gln) amidotransferase subunit GatB has translation MFEVVIGLEVHTQLNTKTKIFCSCSTSFGDEPNTHVCPICLALPGALPVLNKEVVKKAISFGTAINATINKRSIFNRKNYFYPDLPKAYQISQFEVPIVEKGELYIDVDGKKKRIGINRAHLEEDAGKNVHEGSVSFVDLNRAGTPLLEIVSEPDMRSSDEAVAYLKKLHSILRFLNISDANMQEGSFRCDANVSIRPKGDTKLYTRVEIKNLNSFRFIQKAIDYEVERQSIAWEDGTYSKEVCQETRLFDTVNLVTRSMRGKEDSAEYRYFPDPDLLPVEIPDDMYNEAIKIPELAEQKVARYIKDYGIKEDDANNLVSTVETARYFEDLIDTKISPKLCVTWVLVELLGRLKNGVTIENSPVNSAKMATLLNRIEDGTISGKAAKDVLDFLMENDISVDDTIEKLGLKQVSDDGAILAIIDSVLNANADKVAEYKSGKDKLFGFFVGQIMKEGKGAFNPAKVNELLKTKL, from the coding sequence ATGTTTGAAGTTGTAATTGGTCTTGAGGTTCACACCCAGCTCAATACTAAGACTAAAATTTTCTGTTCTTGCTCTACAAGTTTTGGAGATGAGCCAAATACTCATGTTTGTCCGATATGTTTAGCTCTTCCTGGAGCTTTGCCGGTTCTAAATAAAGAGGTTGTAAAAAAGGCCATTAGTTTCGGAACTGCGATAAATGCAACTATTAATAAAAGATCGATTTTTAATAGAAAGAACTATTTTTATCCGGATCTTCCAAAGGCTTATCAAATTTCTCAATTTGAAGTTCCTATCGTAGAAAAAGGCGAACTATATATAGATGTAGATGGAAAGAAAAAAAGAATAGGCATAAACCGCGCACATCTTGAAGAAGATGCTGGTAAAAACGTTCACGAAGGAAGTGTGAGCTTTGTGGATTTAAACCGTGCTGGAACTCCTTTACTTGAGATAGTAAGCGAGCCTGATATGAGAAGCAGTGACGAAGCCGTAGCATACCTTAAAAAGCTTCACTCTATTTTAAGATTTTTAAATATCAGTGATGCAAACATGCAAGAAGGAAGCTTTCGTTGCGATGCTAACGTAAGTATTAGACCAAAAGGCGATACTAAGCTTTATACAAGAGTCGAGATTAAAAACTTAAATTCTTTTAGATTTATTCAAAAAGCCATTGATTATGAGGTGGAGCGTCAAAGTATAGCGTGGGAAGACGGCACTTACAGCAAGGAAGTTTGCCAAGAAACACGCCTTTTTGATACTGTAAATTTAGTAACTAGATCCATGAGGGGTAAAGAAGATAGTGCTGAATACAGATATTTTCCAGATCCTGACCTGCTTCCTGTAGAAATTCCTGATGATATGTATAATGAAGCGATTAAGATTCCTGAGCTCGCGGAGCAAAAAGTAGCTAGATATATTAAGGATTATGGAATCAAAGAAGATGATGCCAATAATCTTGTAAGCACCGTTGAGACCGCTAGATATTTTGAGGATCTAATAGATACTAAAATCTCTCCTAAATTATGTGTCACATGGGTATTAGTTGAACTTCTTGGTAGACTTAAAAACGGAGTTACTATTGAAAATTCCCCGGTTAATAGCGCTAAAATGGCAACTCTTTTAAATAGAATAGAGGACGGCACCATAAGCGGAAAGGCCGCTAAAGATGTTCTTGATTTTCTTATGGAAAACGATATAAGCGTAGATGATACTATAGAAAAATTAGGGCTTAAACAAGTAAGTGATGACGGAGCTATATTAGCTATAATAGACTCTGTTTTAAATGCAAATGCTGATAAAGTTGCCGAGTATAAAAGTGGCAAGGATAAGCTCTTTGGCTTCTTCGTAGGACAGATTATGAAAGAGGGCAAGGGTGCATTTAATCCGGCAAAAGTAAACGAGCTCTTAAAAACAAAGCTTTAA
- a CDS encoding FlaG family protein has product MEIFKVASQPINTALSTGNTHSQPQTREVEQTQIQPNIVENQTEQNNEDLVKKLNEATEKLNRQMEALDTNIRFAYNDKINFLYVNVMEMKTGEIIRKIPSEQVMKLSEYFREAVGVLFDKES; this is encoded by the coding sequence ATGGAAATTTTCAAAGTTGCAAGTCAGCCGATAAATACGGCTCTATCAACAGGCAACACACATTCACAGCCTCAAACAAGGGAAGTTGAGCAAACACAAATTCAACCAAATATTGTCGAAAATCAAACAGAGCAAAACAATGAAGATCTAGTCAAAAAGCTAAACGAAGCCACGGAAAAACTAAATAGACAGATGGAAGCGCTGGATACAAATATACGTTTTGCTTACAATGACAAGATAAATTTTCTTTACGTTAACGTAATGGAGATGAAAACAGGCGAAATAATAAGAAAAATTCCAAGCGAGCAAGTAATGAAACTTAGTGAATATTTTAGAGAGGCAGTCGGAGTACTATTCGATAAGGAGAGCTAA
- a CDS encoding superoxide dismutase family protein: MKKILLVSAVLSGMLFAHEGHQFDPKSQQHLVIPMEQLSEKGNMKVGEVVAIETNYGVAFFPNLKGIEAGMHGFHIHVNPDCGATEKGLGMKAGGHWDPTDTKKHSFPWDDKGHKGDLPALFADHDGNAVYPVLAPKIKKLDELKGHSLMIHVGGDNHHDHPKPLGGGGPRLVCGVIN, from the coding sequence ATGAAAAAAATTTTATTGGTAAGCGCCGTTTTAAGCGGTATGCTTTTTGCACATGAGGGTCATCAGTTTGATCCAAAGTCTCAACAACACTTAGTTATCCCTATGGAACAACTAAGCGAAAAGGGTAATATGAAAGTAGGAGAGGTAGTTGCTATAGAGACAAATTATGGTGTAGCTTTTTTTCCAAATCTAAAAGGTATTGAGGCTGGAATGCACGGATTCCATATCCACGTTAATCCTGATTGTGGAGCCACAGAAAAAGGTCTAGGTATGAAAGCTGGTGGACACTGGGATCCGACAGACACCAAAAAACATTCATTCCCATGGGATGACAAAGGACACAAGGGTGATTTGCCTGCACTTTTTGCTGACCACGACGGCAATGCGGTTTATCCTGTGTTAGCTCCTAAGATAAAAAAACTTGACGAGCTTAAGGGACACTCTTTAATGATTCACGTTGGTGGAGACAATCACCACGATCATCCAAAGCCATTAGGCGGTGGCGGTCCTAGATTAGTTTGTGGTGTTATTAACTAA
- a CDS encoding F0F1 ATP synthase subunit A, which produces MEENLFLFSNVIASQFTSDKHVMHMFTYAMHFLLAAVIVIAFSKLAVKNMQLVPRGTQNVFEAYLEAVISMGKDVLGSESLARKYLPLVATIGLIIFTSNVMGIIPGFESPTASLNMTLTLALIVFVFYHFEGIKKNGVIKYFAHFMGPSKALAPLMFFVEIISHLSRIVSLSFRLFGNIKGDDLFLLVMLALAPFIAPLPAYALLTLMAILQTFIFMMLTFVYLAGALATEEH; this is translated from the coding sequence ATGGAAGAAAATTTATTTTTATTCTCTAATGTAATCGCTTCTCAATTTACAAGCGATAAGCACGTTATGCACATGTTTACTTATGCAATGCACTTTTTGCTGGCTGCTGTTATAGTTATAGCTTTTTCCAAACTCGCGGTTAAAAACATGCAACTTGTTCCGCGCGGCACTCAAAATGTTTTCGAGGCATATTTAGAGGCCGTTATATCTATGGGTAAGGATGTATTAGGAAGCGAGAGTTTGGCTAGAAAATATCTTCCTCTTGTTGCTACTATAGGACTTATAATCTTTACAAGCAACGTAATGGGTATAATTCCTGGTTTTGAGTCGCCAACTGCTAGTTTAAATATGACTCTTACTTTGGCTTTGATTGTATTTGTGTTTTATCATTTTGAGGGTATTAAGAAAAACGGAGTTATTAAGTATTTTGCTCATTTTATGGGACCTAGTAAAGCACTTGCTCCTCTTATGTTCTTTGTTGAGATCATATCGCATCTATCACGTATAGTATCTTTATCTTTCCGTCTTTTTGGAAATATTAAAGGAGACGATTTATTCTTGCTTGTTATGCTTGCTTTGGCACCTTTTATAGCGCCACTTCCTGCATACGCACTTTTGACACTTATGGCAATTCTTCAAACATTTATTTTTATGATGCTTACCTTTGTGTATCTCGCTGGCGCATTGGCAACAGAAGAACACTGA
- a CDS encoding RsmD family RNA methyltransferase, whose product MKKLFSTISSGKFKGKKLLLPSLDTTRSTKSIVKGSFFDSMRYDLRSKIFIEAFGGSALMAAEALSNDAKSAIAIELDKNAFKIARENAKNIDESNLEVLNGDTFELTLEILNRRDLEDVILYLDPPFDIREGFGQIYEKCINLIRNLDKKQIYMVVIEHISSYQFPEDIGKFTLQKSKKFGNTTLTYYS is encoded by the coding sequence ATGAAAAAACTTTTTAGCACCATTTCAAGCGGTAAATTTAAAGGTAAAAAGCTTCTTTTGCCATCTCTTGATACTACAAGAAGCACGAAAAGTATAGTCAAGGGCTCTTTTTTTGATAGCATGAGGTATGATTTAAGAAGTAAAATTTTTATAGAGGCATTTGGCGGAAGCGCTCTCATGGCGGCTGAAGCGCTTAGTAATGATGCTAAAAGCGCAATCGCAATAGAACTTGATAAAAATGCTTTTAAGATAGCGCGAGAAAATGCAAAAAATATAGATGAGTCAAATTTGGAGGTTCTTAATGGAGACACTTTTGAGCTTACTCTTGAAATTTTAAATAGACGAGATTTAGAAGATGTTATCTTATATCTTGACCCTCCATTTGATATCAGGGAGGGATTTGGTCAAATTTATGAAAAGTGTATAAATTTGATAAGAAATTTAGACAAAAAACAAATTTATATGGTCGTAATAGAGCATATTAGCAGCTATCAATTTCCTGAAGACATTGGAAAATTTACTCTTCAAAAATCAAAGAAATTCGGAAATACAACTCTTACGTATTATTCATAA
- a CDS encoding NAD(P)H-dependent glycerol-3-phosphate dehydrogenase, with translation MKIAVIGAGKWGSALFHALSRNNECVISSRTPREISHFVSVDEAMKAELLVITIPTQATSDWLKANFKNYNQKILVASKGIETKSSKFLNEIYEEHTEKGNLAFLSGPTFSKEVQSEMPCALVVNSTNLELASEISKLFPKYMKAYVSDDVIGAEICGAYKNVIAIAGGVCDGLGLGNNARASLISRGLVEMARFGKYFGAKDETFLGLSGAGDLFLTASSVLSRNYRVGLGLAKNESLNKILNDLGEVAEGIDTSYAIEKIAKKEGIYTPIVNEVAAMLNGKEIQKSLNDLLNRRHNFTNF, from the coding sequence ATGAAAATAGCTGTCATTGGGGCTGGGAAATGGGGAAGTGCACTATTTCATGCGCTTTCTAGAAATAATGAGTGCGTAATAAGCTCTCGTACTCCGCGTGAAATTTCGCATTTTGTGAGTGTTGATGAGGCCATGAAAGCCGAATTATTGGTTATAACCATCCCCACTCAAGCTACAAGTGATTGGCTAAAAGCAAATTTTAAAAATTACAATCAAAAAATTTTAGTAGCATCTAAGGGAATAGAGACTAAAAGTTCAAAATTTCTAAACGAAATCTATGAAGAGCATACAGAAAAAGGCAACTTAGCCTTTCTTTCAGGACCAACTTTCTCAAAAGAGGTTCAAAGCGAAATGCCTTGTGCTCTTGTTGTAAATTCTACAAATTTAGAGCTTGCAAGTGAGATTTCAAAACTATTTCCAAAATATATGAAAGCTTATGTCTCGGATGACGTTATAGGAGCTGAAATTTGCGGAGCCTATAAAAATGTCATAGCTATAGCTGGTGGAGTTTGCGATGGGCTTGGACTTGGAAATAATGCCAGAGCCAGCCTTATATCCAGAGGGCTTGTGGAAATGGCTAGATTTGGCAAATATTTTGGAGCTAAAGATGAGACATTTTTAGGGCTGAGTGGAGCGGGAGATCTGTTTTTAACCGCTTCAAGCGTTCTTTCTCGCAATTATAGAGTGGGTTTAGGGCTTGCTAAAAATGAGAGCTTAAATAAGATACTAAATGATTTAGGAGAGGTGGCTGAAGGTATAGATACATCTTACGCCATAGAAAAAATTGCTAAAAAAGAGGGAATTTATACTCCTATTGTAAATGAAGTAGCTGCAATGCTAAATGGAAAAGAGATTCAAAAGAGCTTAAACGATCTTCTAAATAGAAGGCATAATTTCACTAACTTCTAA
- a CDS encoding flagellar basal body P-ring protein FlgI, which produces MKLISSMLLALSLGAFANAAQIKDIANVVGVRENQLIGYGLVVGLNGSGDGSSSEFTIQSLSNMLQTVNVKISPDDIKSKNTAAVIVTAKLPAFARQGDKLDVTISSIGDAKSLQGGTLLMTPLKGVDGDIYALAQGSLTIGGKSQGRNSGNHATAGTIFGGAFVEREITYDIYNQEAIFLSLKESNFSTASNIQNAINLKVGGETAIAIDPRTVKINRPNGVSMVEFLAQVLNIDVEYKALDKVIIDEKTGTIVSGVNVTVDPVVITHKEITIKIEPNSYYDAGNAAIDLQDGMALDANANMLKVSGERTTIASIARALSKLGASPSDIIAIIENLKRVGAIHVDLEII; this is translated from the coding sequence ATGAAGCTAATTTCATCGATGTTGCTTGCTTTATCTCTCGGCGCTTTTGCAAATGCTGCGCAGATTAAAGATATAGCAAATGTCGTAGGAGTAAGAGAGAACCAACTCATAGGCTATGGATTAGTAGTAGGGCTTAATGGTTCAGGAGATGGTTCAAGCTCGGAATTTACGATTCAATCGCTTTCAAATATGCTTCAAACAGTAAACGTAAAGATAAGTCCGGACGATATCAAATCCAAAAATACGGCTGCTGTTATAGTTACGGCAAAGCTTCCGGCTTTTGCAAGACAGGGTGATAAGCTTGATGTAACCATATCATCTATCGGTGACGCTAAAAGTTTGCAAGGAGGAACTCTTCTTATGACCCCGTTAAAGGGCGTTGATGGAGATATATATGCTTTGGCTCAAGGCTCTCTTACCATAGGCGGCAAGAGTCAGGGTAGAAATTCAGGAAATCACGCAACGGCTGGAACTATCTTTGGTGGAGCTTTTGTAGAGCGTGAGATAACCTATGATATATATAATCAAGAGGCTATATTTTTAAGTCTTAAAGAGTCAAATTTTAGTACCGCTTCAAATATACAAAACGCTATAAATTTAAAAGTAGGCGGTGAAACCGCAATAGCAATTGATCCAAGAACTGTTAAGATAAATAGACCAAATGGCGTTAGCATGGTTGAATTTTTGGCTCAAGTTTTAAATATTGACGTCGAATATAAAGCACTTGATAAAGTCATAATAGACGAAAAAACAGGCACTATAGTAAGCGGAGTAAATGTTACGGTTGATCCTGTTGTGATAACACATAAAGAAATTACTATAAAAATTGAGCCGAATTCCTACTATGATGCCGGAAATGCAGCGATTGACCTACAAGACGGAATGGCTTTGGATGCAAATGCAAATATGCTAAAGGTTAGTGGCGAGCGCACAACTATAGCAAGCATAGCAAGGGCTCTAAGCAAGCTAGGCGCTAGTCCGAGCGACATAATAGCCATAATAGAAAATTTAAAAAGGGTTGGCGCAATACACGTTGATTTGGAGATAATATAA
- a CDS encoding TIGR02757 family protein, translating to MDLKELLDSHVLSKNTKDGLYNADDPLQVATIYKEPNIALICALFGYGSAKQIVKFLKSLNFSLFDESEKNICENLQNFKYRFQNIEDVRQIFITFCRLKKDGDIEAIIKSGFDKSGLMIDGVNELIKFIYSLNSYRSDGYEFFFGRAFDSKPISPYKRYNMFMRWMVRDTDIDLGIFKNLPKSELLMPLDVHTHRVSLRLGLIDRKSYDFNAVLELTNKLREFDYLDPIKYDFALYRIGQSGEIDKIFLKK from the coding sequence ATGGATTTAAAAGAGCTTCTTGATAGTCACGTCCTTAGTAAAAATACCAAGGACGGGCTTTATAATGCGGATGATCCGCTTCAGGTGGCGACTATTTACAAAGAGCCAAATATCGCATTAATTTGCGCATTGTTTGGATACGGTAGCGCTAAACAGATAGTTAAATTTTTAAAGTCTTTAAATTTTAGCCTTTTTGATGAGAGCGAAAAAAACATCTGTGAAAATTTGCAAAATTTTAAATATCGCTTCCAAAATATAGAGGATGTGAGGCAAATTTTTATAACTTTTTGTAGGCTTAAAAAAGATGGTGATATAGAGGCTATAATCAAAAGCGGCTTTGATAAGAGCGGACTCATGATAGATGGGGTAAACGAACTTATAAAATTTATATATTCTTTAAATTCTTACCGTTCAGACGGATATGAATTTTTCTTTGGCAGAGCCTTTGACAGTAAGCCGATTTCTCCTTATAAGCGCTATAATATGTTTATGCGCTGGATGGTAAGAGATACCGATATTGATCTTGGAATTTTTAAAAATTTACCTAAGAGCGAGCTTTTGATGCCGCTTGATGTTCATACTCACAGAGTATCTTTAAGACTTGGGCTTATAGATAGAAAGAGTTACGATTTTAATGCCGTTTTAGAGCTGACAAACAAACTTCGAGAATTTGACTATCTTGACCCTATTAAATATGATTTTGCTCTGTATAGAATCGGACAGAGTGGAGAGATAGATAAAATATTTCTAAAAAAATAA